Proteins from one Nilaparvata lugens isolate BPH chromosome 10, ASM1435652v1, whole genome shotgun sequence genomic window:
- the LOC120353336 gene encoding uncharacterized protein K02A2.6-like: MELTDKEAASLSSVPVGLQREEKIAQLQRHGGGGNRPVESQGRGQSTVHGQHGACFCCGKYGHRAGNCRFKSYKCNNCGKSGHLVKVCKAKGKSSYSFNNKAQNYVDCADVGGNDGFKYRDDDENCNENHYLTNLYTLKSEYERDKINSVTRIKPITLELIVENKPLLFEVDSGACVSVINVRCYEETFSHLELQPTNLVLSSYTNNPIIPKGKVAVTVKHKNREHQLTLYVINNGANPLIGRDWMRDLKLVVQIPEAKNLHSVISKQPINNSEVGLVHETELINELYNKYPGVFTDKLGCYKGESARLELKDNVYPKFLKPRTIPYALQDKVKAEIERLEQEGILEAVSNSEWGTPIVPVIKRNGELRICADFLSSTVNKCLVVNHHPIPKIEDLFNRLQKGEKYSKIDLSQAYQQVRLDEGSKHICTISTPWGLFRYNRLPFGIASAPGIFQQIMEKILAGIPGVVCFLDDILVSGKNLTEHYDRLTEVCKRLDANGLAVSKNKCEFFKKTVEYLGFIISKEGLRTAPSKIAAITNAPTPTNVSQLQAFLGLVNYYCKYVPKLATIAAPLHQLLRKDSVFNWSVSCQQAFELIKSKLIAAPILAHYDAKLPLQLATDSSAYGLGCVLSQIQKDGSEKPICYASRTLSKAEKGYSVIDREALAIVYGIKRFNQYLYGNKFTLLTDHKPLLSIFGSKKGLPVYAASRLQRYALFLTNYDFNIKYITSRANANADCLSRLPLNVKDFVFENDNVDYVGTYLQFITENDIPIDFNCVKLETSKDTLLKKVYSYVMYGWPEGKLNSNMEDMRPFFQKQHELVIEQGILMWGHRVIIPSCLRKALLSELHCGHLGIIKMKAMARSYFWWPGIDADIECLANSCGACLEQRQLPSKSVLHVWEFPRNRGKEFILISWVQSIHKFIL, encoded by the coding sequence ATGGAGTTAACAGACAAGGAGGCGGCTTCATTATCATCAGTTCCAGTAGGCCTCCAAAGGGAGGAAAAGATCGCGCAGCTTCAGCGTCATGGTGGAGGAGGTAACAGGCCGGTGGAGAGTCAAGGGCGTGGCCAATCAACAGTTCATGGACAGCACGGTGCCTGTTTCTGTTGCGGCAAGTACGGCCACCGCGCTGGAAATTGCAGATTCAAATCGTACAAATGTAACAATTGTGGGAAAAGTGGACATTTAGTTAAAGTCTGTAAAGCAAAGGGTAAGTCTtcttattcatttaataataaagcaCAAAACTATGTGGATTGTGCAGATGTTGGGGGTAATGATGGTTTTAAATATcgagatgatgatgaaaattgtaatgaaaatcattatttaaCCAATCTATATACATTGAAGTCAGAGTATGAGCGTGACAAAATTAATAGTGTAACAAGAATCAAGCCAATCACACTAGAATTGATAGTTGAAAACAAACCTCTCTTATTTGAGGTTGACAGTGGGGCTTGTGTATCAGTAATTAATGTAAGATGTTATGAGGAAACCTTTTCTCATCTGGAATTGCAGCCAACAAATTTAGTTTTAAGTTCATATACTAATAATCCAATCATACCTAAGGGCAAAGTGGCGGTTACAGTCAAACATAAGAACAGGGAACACCAATTGACATTGTATGTAATTAACAATGGTGCAAATCCATTGATTGGTAGAGACTGGATGAGAGACCTCAAATTGGTAGTTCAAATCCCAGAAGCTAAAAATTTGCATTCCGTAATTAGTAAACAACCCATTAATAACTCAGAAGTAGGTTTAGTTCATGAGACAGAGTTGATAAACGAGTTGTATAATAAATATCCAGGTGTTTTCACAGACAAGTTAGGTTGCTATAAGGGTGAGTCAGCACGTTTAGAGTTAAAGGATAATGTTTATCCTAAGTTTTTGAAACCTAGGACCATCCCTTATGCATTGCAAGACAAAGTAAAAGCAGAAATAGAGAGGCTAGAGCAGGAAGGCATTTTGGAAGCAGTAAGCAACAGTGAATGGGGTACTCCTATTGTACCTGTAATAAAAAGAAATGGTGAATTGAGAATATGTGCCGATTTTCTTAGTTCTACTGTTAATAAATGCTTAGTTGTGAATCATCATCCAATTCCTAAAATTGAGGACTTGTTTAATAGATTACAAAAaggtgaaaaatattcaaaaatagattTGTCACAAGCTTATCAGCAAGTAAGACTTGATGAAGGATCCAAACATATTTGTACTATAAGCACTCCTTGGGGCCTTTTCAGATATAATAGACTGCCATTTGGTATTGCCTCAGCACCtggtatttttcaacaaattatggaaaaaattctgGCTGGAATTCCGGGAGTAGTTTGTTTTCTTGATGACATCTTAGTTAGTGGTAAAAACTTGACAGAGCATTATGATAGGTTAACAGAAGTATGTAAGAGATTGGATGCTAATGGTTTAGCAGTAAGTAAGAATAAGTGtgagtttttcaaaaaaacgGTGGAGTATTTGGGATTTATTATTAGTAAGGAGGGATTGAGAACAGCACCAAGTAAGATTGCGGCTATAACAAATGCCCCTACTCCAACTAATGTGAGTCAACTCCAAGCATTTCTGGGATTAGTAAActattattgtaaatatgtgCCTAAATTAGCAACAATTGCAGCCCCTCTGCATCAACTGTTACGTAAAGATAGTGTTTTCAACTGGTCAGTGTCATGTCAACAAGCCTTTGAattgattaaaagtaaattaatTGCAGCGCCTATACTAGCACATTATGATGCTAAGTTGCCACTTCAATTAGCTACCGACTCATCAGCTTATGGCTTAGGTTGCGTACTGAGTCAgattcaaaaagatggatcagAAAAACCAATTTGTTATGCTTCTAGAACTTTGTCAAAAGCTGAGAAAGGATATTCTGTGATTGATAGAGAAGCATTGGCTATTGTTTATGGTATAAAAAGGTTTAATCAGTATTTGTATGGTAATAAGTTTACATTACTAACAGACCATAAACCGTTATTATCTATATTTGGGTCGAAGAAAGGATTGCCAGTATATGCAGCTAGTAGGCTGCAAAGATATgccttgtttttgacaaattATGATTTCAATATCAAGTATATTACATCTAGAGCCAATGCCAATGCAGATTGCTTATCAAGACTTCCATTGAATGTAAAagattttgtttttgaaaatgataatgtGGACTATGTGGGTACATATTTACAGTTTATCACAGAAAATGACATTCCTATTGATTTTAACTGTGTGAAATTAGAAACAAGTAAAGATACACTATTAAAAAAAGTTTACAGTTATGTTATGTATGGTTGGCCAGAGGGTAAGCTTAATTCAAACATGGAAGATATGAGaccatttttccaaaaacaacaTGAATTAGTTATAGAGCAGGGTATTCTGATGTGGGGACATAGGGTTATTATTCCTTCCTGTTTACGCAAAGCTTTGCTGTCAGAATTGCATTGTGGACATTTAggcatcataaaaatgaaagcaaTGGCAAGGTCGTATTTTTGGTGGCCAGGTATAGATGCTGATATAGAATGTTTGGCTAATAGTTGTGGAGCTTGCTTAGAACAAAGGCAACTCCCTTCTAAGAGTGTTTTACATGTGTGGGAATTTCCAAGAAACCGTGGGAAAGAATTCATCTTGATTTCTTGGGTCCaatcaattcacaaatttaTCTTATAA
- the LOC111043852 gene encoding protein CLP1 homolog, with amino-acid sequence MSTPQGQNDLVEVFKTLSANEQCSFISRKESDCMTLQLQSGEAEIFGARLELNKVYSFSAGYCFSVFTYSGCNLRLQLQQSETVPFSQRNDMMMFELHLHTVVEELRERADVKDERGPIVMIVGPKDAGKSTFSTILLNYAVRMQTKRTPVFVDTDPGQSSLTLPGTIGAALISDQIQPDKKLSEQVNPLIYNIGSTRLGVNPLYKQLISKLAATVLDRLKSNKTAKSSGLIINTPGWTQNEGFEIIRHTAQAFEVDVIFVLYQKTLFDALRHGLPNFVKLVQLPRLEGVRSRSMELRWELRDKMLKDYFYGPNNELKPYIFDVDWSSIKVFKVWSSKHVGKSYLGVPEFDTSLRNKILAVTFAQNKEDALESNISGFVCLADVIDSRERKVTLLSPFPPPLADVCLLLTSLFLTSYSVPNSELPSNSI; translated from the coding sequence ATGTCTACACCACAGGGTCAAAACGACCttgttgaagttttcaaaactctTTCAGCGAACGAACAATGCAGTTTTATCAGTAGGAAAGAATCTGATTGCATGACTTTGCAGTTACAGTCAGGAGAAGCTGAGATTTTTGGTGCAAGGTTAGAACTGAACAAAGTCTACTCGTTTAGCGCCGGTTATTGTTTCTCAGTGTTCACGTATTCAGGATGTAATCTGCGGTTACAGTTACAACAATCGGAAACAGTTCCTTTTAGCCAACGCAATGATATGATGATGTTTGAATTGCATCTTCATACAGTAGTTGAAGAACTGCGGGAACGAGCTGATGTGAAAGACGAACGGGGACCTATTGTAATGATAGTTGGACCTAAAGATGCGGGAAAATCaacattttcaactattttgttaAACTATGCAGTGAGGATGCAGACAAAACGTACGCCTGTCTTTGTCGACACTGATCCTGGTCAAAGTTCTCTCACACTGCCAGGAACAATCGGAGCGGCACTAATATCCGATCAAATCCAACCAGATAAAAAACTCAGCGAACAAGTGAATCCTCTCATCTACAACATTGGTTCAACAAGACTGGGAGTCAACCCTTTATACAAACAGCTGATTTCCAAGTTAGCTGCGACCGTGTTGGATCGTCTTAAATCAAACAAAACGGCGAAATCTTCAGGTTTGATCATCAACACGCCTGGGTGGACTCAGAATGAAGGGTTTGAAATAATCAGACACACCGCTCAAGCGTTTGAGGTTGATGTGATATTTGTTCTGTACCAGAAAACGCTCTTTGACGCTCTGCGTCACGGCTTGCCTAACTTTGTCAAGCTGGTACAACTGCCGAGGCTGGAAGGAGTGCGCTCCCGTAGCATGGAGCTTCGCTGGGAACTGCGCGACAAAATGTTGAAGGACTACTTCTATGGACCAAACAACGAGCTGAAACCCTACATTTTCGATGTCGACTGGTCCTCCATCAAAGTGTTTAAAGTTTGGTCCTCGAAACACGTTGGAAAATCTTATCTCGGTGTTCCGGAATTTGATACGTCGctgagaaataaaatactggCCGTAACATTCGCGCAAAACAAGGAGGATGCTTTAGAGTCTAATATTTCCGGGTTCGTCTGTTTGGCCGACGTGATCGACTCAAGGGAGAGAAAAGTGACTCTACTTTCCCCGTTTCCTCCCCCTCTAGCAGATGTTTGCTTGTTGCTCACCAGTTTGTTTCTTACATCTTATTCCGTACCAAACAGTGAACTTCCTTCAAATAGTATTTGA